The following are from one region of the Streptomyces tuirus genome:
- a CDS encoding ABC transporter permease produces MNLSRPARITVRIAAVLGFAVIYIPLLLVVVNSLNPDRSSGWPPPGLTFHWWGDAWRSTGARAALWTSVKAGLGATAIALVLGTLIAFAVQRFRFFGRETISFVIVLPIALPGIVTGVALNTAFRTVLEPLGVGLGMFTVVVGHATFCVVVVFNNVVARLRRMAGSYEEAAMDLGAHTFRTFVDITFPLVRSALVAGGLLAFALSFDEIVVTTFTAGPGVQTLPIWIFSNMARPQQAPVVNVVAAVLVLLSVIPIYLAQRLSSDTASGSRI; encoded by the coding sequence ATGAATCTCTCCCGCCCCGCGCGTATCACCGTGCGCATCGCCGCCGTGCTCGGCTTCGCGGTCATCTACATCCCGCTGCTGCTGGTCGTGGTCAACTCCCTGAACCCGGACCGCAGCTCGGGCTGGCCGCCGCCCGGACTCACCTTTCACTGGTGGGGCGACGCATGGCGAAGCACCGGTGCCCGCGCCGCACTGTGGACCTCGGTCAAGGCCGGGCTCGGCGCTACCGCGATCGCCTTGGTCCTCGGCACGCTCATCGCCTTCGCCGTCCAGCGCTTCAGGTTCTTCGGCCGGGAGACCATCTCCTTCGTGATCGTCCTGCCGATCGCGCTGCCCGGCATCGTCACCGGCGTCGCGCTCAACACCGCCTTCCGTACGGTCCTCGAACCGCTCGGCGTCGGCCTCGGCATGTTCACGGTCGTCGTCGGTCACGCCACCTTCTGCGTCGTGGTCGTCTTCAACAATGTGGTCGCCCGGCTGCGCCGAATGGCCGGCTCGTACGAGGAAGCCGCCATGGACCTGGGCGCACACACCTTCCGTACCTTCGTCGACATCACCTTCCCCCTGGTGCGTTCCGCGCTCGTGGCTGGCGGGCTGCTCGCCTTCGCCCTGTCCTTCGACGAGATCGTGGTGACGACCTTCACGGCCGGGCCCGGCGTCCAGACCCTGCCCATCTGGATCTTCTCCAACATGGCCCGGCCCCAGCAGGCGCCCGTGGTCAACGTTGTCGCCGCGGTCCTCGTCCTGCTGTCGGTCATACCGATCTACCTCGCCCAGCGGCTGTCGTCTGACACCGCCTCGGGCAGCAGGATCTGA
- a CDS encoding ABC transporter permease, with product MTKTVPTAGFVRRFAGTLHRRPRLQLSLLLSAPVAWLVLAYLGSLAALFTSAFWTTDSFTSSVVKVWNTDNFTALFTTDVYRQVALRSIGVALVVTVLCAVIAFPVAFYTARIARPRWRPLLVVAILTPLWASYLVKAYAWRLMLAEGGLLDWLLAPLGLHGPGYGLTATVLVLTYLWLPYMILPIHAGLEQLPANLLDASADLGARTGRTFCLVVLPMILPSIAAGSIFTFSLSLGDYIAVQIVGGKTQLIGNLIYSNITLDLPLAAALGTVPVVIIVFYLLAVRRTGALSSL from the coding sequence ATGACGAAGACCGTGCCGACCGCCGGATTCGTCCGGCGGTTCGCCGGGACCCTGCACCGTCGTCCCCGGCTGCAACTGTCCCTGCTGCTCTCCGCGCCGGTGGCCTGGCTCGTCCTCGCCTACCTCGGCTCGCTCGCCGCGCTGTTCACGTCCGCGTTCTGGACCACGGACAGCTTCACCTCAAGCGTGGTGAAGGTCTGGAACACGGACAACTTCACCGCCCTGTTCACCACCGACGTCTACCGCCAGGTCGCCCTGCGCAGCATCGGCGTCGCCCTCGTGGTCACCGTCCTGTGCGCCGTGATCGCCTTCCCGGTCGCCTTCTACACGGCCCGGATCGCGCGGCCCAGGTGGCGGCCCCTGCTGGTGGTCGCCATCCTCACCCCGCTGTGGGCCAGCTATCTGGTCAAGGCGTACGCCTGGCGGCTCATGCTCGCCGAGGGCGGTCTGCTGGACTGGCTGCTCGCGCCCCTCGGCCTCCACGGACCCGGCTACGGACTGACGGCCACCGTTCTGGTGCTGACCTACCTGTGGCTGCCGTACATGATCCTGCCGATCCACGCCGGGCTCGAACAGCTCCCGGCCAACCTGCTGGACGCCTCCGCCGACCTCGGCGCCCGCACCGGCCGGACCTTCTGCCTGGTGGTGCTGCCGATGATTCTGCCGTCCATCGCGGCCGGCTCGATCTTCACCTTCTCGCTCAGCCTCGGCGACTACATCGCCGTGCAGATCGTCGGCGGCAAGACCCAGCTGATCGGGAACCTCATCTACTCCAACATCACCCTCGACCTGCCGCTCGCCGCGGCGCTCGGCACCGTACCCGTGGTGATCATCGTGTTCTATCTGCTCGCGGTGCGCCGCACCGGAGCCCTCAGCAGCCTCTGA
- a CDS encoding GTP-binding protein: MPSSNDCDALPAEALPVGIKVLIAGGFGVGKTTFVNTLSEIEPLSTEEMLTAVSAATDRLDGVENKATTTVALDFGRITLSPSHVLYLFGTPGQERFWFMWDELSEGALGAVVLADTRRLEHSFAAVDFFERRGIPFVVAVNEFDGAHRYHAEEVRTALDLRQEVPVALCDARVQRTGIRVLLELIQHLITTRSSHGSDTAPPLLRA, from the coding sequence ATGCCCTCCTCAAACGACTGTGACGCGCTGCCCGCCGAAGCCCTGCCGGTGGGAATCAAGGTGCTCATCGCCGGCGGGTTCGGCGTAGGAAAGACCACCTTCGTCAACACGCTCAGCGAGATCGAGCCACTGAGCACCGAGGAGATGCTGACCGCCGTCAGCGCGGCCACGGACCGACTGGACGGAGTGGAGAACAAGGCCACCACCACCGTGGCCCTGGACTTCGGCCGGATCACCCTCAGTCCGTCCCATGTCCTGTACTTGTTCGGCACACCCGGACAGGAGCGCTTCTGGTTCATGTGGGACGAACTCTCCGAGGGGGCGCTCGGGGCGGTGGTCCTCGCCGACACCCGCAGGCTGGAGCACTCCTTCGCGGCGGTGGACTTCTTCGAGCGGCGCGGCATCCCCTTCGTCGTCGCCGTCAACGAGTTCGACGGCGCGCACCGCTACCACGCGGAGGAGGTGCGGACCGCGCTCGACCTCAGGCAGGAGGTGCCGGTGGCGCTGTGCGACGCCCGCGTCCAGAGAACGGGCATCCGCGTGCTGCTCGAACTGATCCAGCACCTGATCACGACAAGGAGTTCCCATGGCAGCGACACCGCCCCACCCCTCCTCCGGGCCTGA
- a CDS encoding DUF2254 domain-containing protein: MSDWMVTQSSSAGRRPRALSPLREHLRDTFWFAPTAAMVSVFVVWVGAEALDTAIVDALQREKDYETLDELLRFAEDAKAVVSAVGSAMMTFIGVVFSISLVAVQMASGQFTPRVVRLFVRSRITKATFSVFLATFVLTLLVLTSFDTVDDPRAVTTVPLVQSVLTLCMVGLSLLLFVLYVNATLRLMRISHVIARIASESFRVPASMPVPVSGQEAPAHGTETAWVPHDGRAGVLRDVHIARLVRVARKHGVVLRLIPRIGDFVVPGMPVLAVHDGPVPPRRALRYAISVGVERTYHQDLGFGLRQLSDIALRALSPAINDPTTAVQALDRVVQFLAALSRRPLDAALHRDRAGAVRLVQPVPGWTELVDLGFTEVRGCAVGSPQVSRRMMAGLDDLLLLAPPERREPLLRHRELLRQAVALAAQSASDRDFALRPDRQGIG, from the coding sequence ATGAGTGACTGGATGGTTACGCAGAGCTCCTCGGCGGGCCGTCGTCCGCGTGCGCTGTCACCGCTCAGGGAGCATCTGCGGGACACGTTCTGGTTCGCCCCCACCGCGGCGATGGTGAGCGTCTTCGTGGTCTGGGTCGGGGCGGAGGCGCTCGACACCGCCATCGTCGATGCGCTCCAGCGGGAGAAGGACTACGAGACGCTCGACGAGCTCCTGCGGTTCGCGGAGGACGCGAAGGCCGTGGTGAGCGCGGTCGGGTCGGCGATGATGACCTTCATCGGTGTGGTCTTCAGCATCTCGCTGGTGGCCGTGCAGATGGCGAGCGGGCAGTTCACCCCGCGCGTGGTGCGGCTCTTCGTCCGGAGCCGGATCACCAAGGCGACCTTCTCGGTGTTCCTGGCGACCTTCGTGCTGACCTTGCTGGTCCTGACGAGCTTCGACACCGTCGACGACCCCCGTGCCGTCACGACGGTGCCTCTGGTGCAGTCGGTCCTCACGCTCTGCATGGTCGGGCTGAGCCTGCTGCTCTTCGTGCTGTACGTGAACGCCACCCTGCGGCTGATGCGGATCAGCCATGTGATCGCGCGGATCGCCTCGGAGTCGTTCCGGGTGCCCGCCTCGATGCCCGTGCCGGTGAGTGGCCAGGAGGCTCCCGCCCATGGCACGGAGACCGCGTGGGTGCCGCACGACGGCCGGGCGGGAGTGCTGCGGGACGTGCACATCGCGCGGCTGGTGCGGGTGGCGCGCAAACACGGGGTCGTATTGCGGCTGATCCCGCGGATCGGGGACTTCGTGGTGCCCGGCATGCCCGTGCTGGCCGTGCACGACGGGCCTGTCCCACCGCGCCGGGCGCTGCGCTATGCGATCTCGGTGGGAGTGGAGCGGACCTACCATCAGGATCTCGGCTTCGGGCTGCGGCAGTTGTCCGACATCGCGCTGCGGGCCCTGTCCCCCGCGATCAACGATCCGACGACGGCCGTCCAGGCGCTGGACCGTGTCGTCCAGTTCCTGGCCGCGCTGAGCCGGCGTCCGCTGGACGCCGCCCTGCACCGGGACCGGGCCGGTGCGGTGCGGCTGGTGCAGCCCGTGCCGGGCTGGACCGAGCTGGTGGATCTCGGGTTCACCGAGGTACGGGGATGCGCCGTCGGCAGTCCGCAGGTCTCCCGGCGCATGATGGCCGGTCTCGACGACCTGCTCCTGCTGGCACCGCCGGAACGCCGCGAGCCGCTGCTGCGCCACCGCGAACTGCTCCGGCAGGCCGTGGCCCTGGCCGCACAGAGCGCATCGGACCGCGACTTCGCCCTCCGCCCGGACCGGCAGGGCATCGGCTGA
- a CDS encoding GAF domain-containing protein, which produces MAATPPHPSSGPESGIAVRHLLLPPEDPQVRTRSERLRELGIEARPDTELDAFARELAQRTGGCYAGVNFFLDADRQFFAGLYSAAQDTPVHVGSPLLEDPVPGRVMPRDIDMGICPHVVKRRRALVLEDIRDFPRFAGNRVVDAIGIHSYLGAPLIDSTGVVLGTICVVDQDPQPWGRRGLEIIKAMSAELVERLEESARGRS; this is translated from the coding sequence ATGGCAGCGACACCGCCCCACCCCTCCTCCGGGCCTGAGTCCGGGATCGCCGTGCGCCATCTGCTCCTCCCCCCGGAGGACCCACAGGTGCGTACCCGATCCGAGCGGCTGCGCGAGCTGGGCATCGAAGCCCGTCCGGACACGGAACTTGACGCCTTCGCACGGGAGCTGGCACAGCGCACCGGCGGCTGCTACGCCGGGGTCAACTTCTTCCTCGACGCCGACCGCCAGTTCTTCGCAGGGTTGTACAGCGCCGCACAGGACACCCCGGTGCACGTGGGATCGCCGTTGCTGGAGGACCCGGTGCCCGGCCGTGTCATGCCCCGCGACATCGACATGGGCATCTGCCCGCACGTGGTCAAGCGTCGCCGGGCGCTGGTGCTGGAGGACATCCGGGATTTCCCGCGGTTCGCCGGAAACCGGGTGGTCGACGCGATCGGCATCCACTCCTACCTGGGCGCGCCGCTGATAGACAGCACCGGCGTGGTGCTCGGCACCATCTGCGTAGTCGACCAGGACCCGCAACCATGGGGGCGTAGGGGGCTGGAAATCATCAAGGCCATGTCTGCGGAACTGGTGGAACGGCTCGAGGAGTCGGCGCGCGGTCGCAGCTGA
- the sucD gene encoding succinate--CoA ligase subunit alpha, with translation MAIYLTKESKVLVQGMTGGEGMKHTRRMLAAGTNVVGGVNPRKPGRTVDFDDRAVPVFGSVADGMRATGADVTVVFVPPAFAKAAVLEAADAGIGLAVVITEGIPVHDSVAFTAYAKDKGTRIVGPNCPGLITPGQSNAGIIPADITKPGRIGLVSKSGTLTYQLMYELRDIGFSTCVGIGGDPVVGTTHIDCLAAFQDDPDTELIVLIGEIGGDAEERAAAYIREHVTKPVVGYIAGFTAPEGKTMGHAGAIVSGSSGTAAAKKEALEAVGVSVGSTPTETAKLVLARLEGR, from the coding sequence ATGGCCATCTACCTCACCAAGGAGAGCAAGGTCCTCGTCCAGGGCATGACCGGTGGCGAGGGCATGAAGCACACGCGGCGGATGCTCGCGGCCGGCACGAACGTCGTCGGCGGCGTCAACCCGCGCAAGCCCGGCCGCACGGTCGACTTCGACGACCGGGCCGTGCCCGTCTTCGGCTCCGTCGCCGACGGGATGCGCGCCACCGGAGCCGACGTCACCGTCGTCTTCGTGCCGCCCGCCTTCGCCAAGGCGGCCGTCCTCGAAGCCGCCGACGCCGGCATCGGCCTCGCCGTCGTCATCACCGAGGGCATCCCCGTCCACGACTCCGTCGCCTTCACCGCGTACGCCAAGGACAAGGGCACCCGCATCGTGGGCCCCAACTGCCCGGGCCTCATCACCCCGGGCCAGTCCAACGCGGGCATCATCCCGGCCGACATCACCAAGCCGGGCCGCATCGGCCTGGTCTCCAAGTCGGGCACGCTGACCTACCAGCTCATGTACGAGCTGCGCGACATCGGCTTCTCCACCTGCGTCGGCATCGGCGGCGACCCCGTCGTCGGCACCACGCACATCGACTGCCTCGCCGCTTTCCAGGACGACCCCGACACCGAACTGATCGTCCTCATCGGGGAGATCGGCGGCGACGCGGAGGAACGCGCGGCGGCGTACATCCGCGAGCACGTCACCAAGCCGGTCGTCGGCTACATCGCCGGGTTCACCGCACCCGAGGGCAAGACCATGGGGCACGCGGGCGCGATCGTGTCCGGCTCCTCCGGCACGGCCGCCGCCAAGAAGGAAGCCCTGGAGGCGGTCGGGGTGAGCGTGGGCAGCACACCGACCGAGACGGCGAAACTGGTGCTCGCGCGTCTCGAAGGCCGATAG
- a CDS encoding sensor histidine kinase encodes MLPPSVVAVAGAVATALVSDGHLDRADQVAMSGSVVLIGAMAAGIAGARASAEARAVTKHWTELSRGADGDRAELAELIRTTAEGRAELQSLFRRLKAGEPPVRRRPELPPQTGPDQLSRLGFEIAAARHEAEAALLETAADALGPEHSAKLEQFEVFANLARRLESLVHREIGLLDSLENEVEDPDLLKGLFRVDHLSTRIRRYAENLAVLGGANTHRQWTRPVGLTDVLRSAVAEIDQYARVKLVPPIEGTVSGHAVVDVVHLLAELLENATVFSPPQTTVHVRVEPVAAGVAIEVEDRGLGMSAAERTQMNTVLGAPDKVALGELLQDGRIGLYVVSVLAQRHDIAVQLQSNVYGGTQAVMVLPTGLLGPQPAAPALEHSNVATPDAVPQDPAEPDATDPPTTGTTVVADPPVSDPEPQPAPMPSDGEEDRPQLPRRRRDQAAEQPHPVPSAGSSSEDVAHDPGLMAAFQTGLRRAEETETP; translated from the coding sequence GTGCTGCCACCGAGCGTGGTCGCCGTGGCCGGTGCGGTAGCCACCGCGCTGGTCAGTGATGGCCACCTGGACCGGGCGGACCAGGTGGCGATGTCCGGCAGCGTGGTCCTCATTGGCGCCATGGCGGCCGGAATCGCGGGTGCAAGGGCTTCGGCGGAGGCACGAGCAGTCACCAAGCACTGGACGGAGCTGTCCCGTGGGGCCGACGGGGACCGTGCCGAGCTGGCCGAGCTGATCCGTACCACGGCCGAGGGCAGAGCCGAACTGCAGTCGCTGTTCCGTCGGCTGAAGGCCGGGGAGCCCCCTGTGCGGCGCCGGCCGGAACTGCCCCCGCAGACCGGCCCGGACCAACTCTCCCGACTCGGATTCGAGATCGCTGCCGCCCGGCACGAGGCGGAGGCAGCCCTGCTGGAGACCGCCGCCGACGCGCTCGGGCCGGAACACAGTGCCAAGCTGGAGCAGTTCGAGGTGTTCGCCAACCTGGCGCGCCGGCTCGAGTCACTGGTGCACCGAGAGATAGGACTGCTGGACAGCCTGGAGAACGAGGTCGAGGACCCCGACCTGCTCAAGGGGCTGTTCCGGGTGGACCATCTGTCCACCCGGATCCGCCGCTACGCCGAGAACCTGGCCGTGCTCGGCGGCGCGAACACCCACCGCCAGTGGACGCGTCCGGTCGGCCTGACCGACGTGCTGCGTTCCGCCGTCGCCGAGATCGACCAGTACGCCCGGGTCAAGCTGGTCCCACCCATCGAGGGAACGGTGAGCGGCCACGCCGTGGTCGACGTCGTCCACTTGCTGGCCGAACTGCTGGAGAACGCGACGGTCTTCTCGCCGCCCCAGACGACCGTGCACGTGCGGGTCGAACCCGTCGCCGCCGGGGTGGCGATTGAGGTCGAAGACCGGGGCCTGGGCATGTCGGCAGCCGAGCGCACCCAAATGAACACGGTGCTGGGTGCACCCGACAAGGTCGCCCTCGGCGAGCTGCTGCAGGACGGCCGGATCGGCCTGTACGTGGTCTCGGTCCTGGCCCAGCGGCACGACATCGCCGTGCAGTTGCAGAGCAACGTGTACGGCGGCACCCAGGCCGTCATGGTGTTGCCCACGGGACTGCTCGGCCCGCAGCCGGCAGCTCCCGCGCTGGAGCACTCCAATGTCGCGACCCCTGACGCGGTGCCGCAAGACCCAGCGGAACCCGATGCGACGGACCCGCCGACGACAGGGACGACCGTCGTCGCGGATCCGCCCGTGTCCGATCCCGAACCGCAGCCCGCCCCGATGCCCTCCGACGGCGAGGAGGACCGTCCGCAGCTGCCTCGGCGACGCCGGGACCAGGCCGCCGAACAGCCGCACCCGGTCCCCAGCGCCGGTAGTTCTTCCGAGGACGTCGCACACGACCCGGGCCTCATGGCCGCGTTCCAGACCGGACTGCGCAGGGCCGAGGAAACGGAGACGCCCTGA
- a CDS encoding aldehyde dehydrogenase family protein translates to MAPTLTLKTGTSWTDAWRRCLAVAPEAFRDDRVLNLWNGAWQEDGRALPAVSPVDGSPIAGPPRLDGTTAHRAVCAALDQHRAWRHLPLEERRARVAATLDALTEHRGLLALLLVWEIGKPWRLAQADVDRAIDGVRWYVDGVEPMLAGRSPLDGPVSNIASWNYPMSVLVHALLVQALAGNAVIAKTPTDGGVACLTLACALAAREGIPVTLVSGSGGELSQALVRSPEIGCVSFVGGRDTGAAVATAVADLGKRHVLEQEGLNTWGIWNYSDWDTLTAVIPKLFDYGKQRCTAYPRFVVQRHLFDAFLAAYLPAVRTLRVGHPLAVEQPDDPYPQLDFGPVINAAKAKELQDQVAEAIERGAVPLHRATPDAARFLPGQDTSAYVQPVTLLNPPSSSPLHHAEPFGPVDTIVLVDTEAELLAAMNASNGALVATLSTDDRATYDRLAPQIRAFKVGHGAPRSRGDRDELFGGLGASWRGAFVGGDLLVRAVTRGPKGERLPGNFPEYQLLP, encoded by the coding sequence ATGGCACCCACCCTCACCCTCAAGACCGGCACGTCCTGGACCGACGCCTGGCGGCGCTGCCTCGCCGTCGCCCCCGAGGCCTTCCGCGACGACCGAGTCCTCAACCTCTGGAACGGCGCCTGGCAGGAGGACGGCCGTGCCCTGCCCGCCGTCAGCCCCGTCGACGGCAGCCCGATCGCCGGCCCGCCCCGCCTGGACGGAACCACCGCCCACCGGGCCGTGTGCGCCGCCCTCGACCAGCACCGCGCCTGGCGTCACCTCCCTCTGGAGGAGCGCCGGGCCCGGGTCGCGGCCACCCTCGACGCCCTCACCGAACACCGCGGCCTGCTCGCGCTGCTGCTCGTCTGGGAGATCGGCAAACCCTGGCGGCTCGCCCAGGCGGACGTCGACCGGGCCATCGACGGGGTCCGCTGGTACGTCGACGGCGTCGAACCGATGCTCGCCGGCCGCTCCCCGCTGGACGGTCCGGTGTCCAACATCGCCAGCTGGAACTATCCGATGAGCGTGCTCGTTCACGCATTGCTGGTCCAGGCACTGGCAGGCAACGCGGTCATCGCCAAGACCCCGACCGACGGCGGCGTCGCCTGTCTGACCCTGGCCTGTGCCCTCGCCGCCCGCGAGGGAATTCCCGTCACCCTCGTCAGCGGCAGCGGAGGCGAGCTGTCGCAAGCGCTCGTGCGCTCGCCCGAGATCGGCTGCGTCTCCTTCGTCGGCGGCCGCGACACCGGAGCCGCCGTCGCCACGGCCGTCGCCGACCTCGGCAAACGACACGTCCTCGAACAGGAAGGACTCAACACCTGGGGCATCTGGAACTACTCGGACTGGGACACACTCACCGCGGTGATCCCCAAGCTCTTCGACTACGGCAAGCAGCGCTGCACGGCGTACCCGCGTTTCGTCGTCCAGCGGCACCTGTTCGACGCGTTCCTGGCGGCGTACCTCCCGGCCGTGCGCACGCTCAGGGTCGGGCATCCGCTCGCCGTGGAGCAGCCCGACGACCCGTACCCGCAGCTGGACTTCGGGCCGGTGATCAACGCGGCCAAGGCGAAGGAGCTGCAGGACCAGGTCGCCGAGGCGATCGAGCGCGGCGCCGTACCGCTGCACCGCGCCACGCCCGACGCCGCGCGCTTCCTGCCCGGCCAGGACACCTCCGCCTACGTCCAGCCGGTCACGCTCCTCAACCCGCCCTCGTCCTCCCCGCTGCACCACGCGGAGCCGTTCGGCCCGGTCGACACGATCGTCCTGGTCGACACGGAGGCCGAGCTGCTGGCCGCGATGAACGCCTCCAACGGCGCGCTGGTCGCGACGCTCTCCACGGACGACCGGGCCACGTACGACCGGCTCGCCCCGCAGATCCGCGCGTTCAAGGTCGGCCACGGCGCGCCCCGCTCCCGCGGCGACCGCGACGAGCTGTTCGGCGGGCTCGGCGCCTCCTGGCGCGGCGCGTTCGTCGGCGGCGACCTCCTCGTGCGCGCGGTGACACGAGGACCGAAGGGGGAGCGGCTGCCGGGCAACTTCCCGGAGTACCAGCTGCTGCCCTGA
- a CDS encoding ABC transporter substrate-binding protein: MSRSLKAATAVGALLLATACGSSGTSSPADGFNPPDLKAQKKLGKTEGKVNLIAWAGYVEDGSNDPKVDWASDFEKQTGCQVSTKTAATSDEMVSLMKSGQYDAVSASGDASLRLIASGDAAPVNTKLVPNYKDVFAGLKNQDWNSVHGVPYGIPHGRGANLLMYNTEKVSPAPDSWSAVFDKASAHKGKVTAYDSPIYIADAALYLMKSKPSLGIKNPYALDQKQFDAAVHLLKEQNANIGEYWGDYLKEISAFKSGNSVVGTAWQVIVNAAQAEKAPVKAVLPKEGATGWSDTWMISAKAKHPNCAYKWMDWIISPQVNAQVAEYFGEAPSNAKSCALTSVKDHCATYHAADEPYWKKVHFWTTPVPQCLDGRKDTKCVPYSKWVQAWTEIKG, translated from the coding sequence ATGTCCCGTTCGCTGAAGGCCGCCACCGCGGTCGGCGCCCTCCTCCTCGCCACCGCCTGCGGCTCGTCCGGCACGTCCTCGCCGGCCGACGGCTTCAACCCGCCCGACCTCAAGGCGCAGAAGAAGCTCGGCAAGACCGAGGGCAAGGTGAACCTCATAGCCTGGGCCGGCTACGTCGAGGACGGCTCGAACGACCCGAAGGTCGACTGGGCCAGCGACTTCGAGAAGCAGACCGGCTGCCAGGTCAGCACCAAGACCGCGGCCACCTCCGATGAGATGGTCAGCCTGATGAAGTCCGGTCAGTACGACGCGGTCTCGGCCTCCGGCGACGCCTCGTTGCGCCTGATCGCCTCCGGCGACGCCGCGCCCGTCAACACCAAGCTCGTCCCCAACTACAAGGACGTCTTCGCCGGTCTCAAGAACCAGGACTGGAACTCCGTCCACGGTGTCCCGTACGGCATCCCGCACGGCCGCGGCGCCAACCTCCTCATGTACAACACGGAGAAGGTCTCCCCGGCCCCCGACTCCTGGTCCGCCGTCTTCGACAAGGCATCGGCCCACAAGGGCAAGGTCACCGCGTACGACTCACCGATTTACATCGCGGACGCCGCCCTGTACCTGATGAAGAGCAAGCCGTCGCTGGGCATCAAGAACCCCTACGCCCTGGACCAGAAGCAGTTCGACGCCGCCGTCCATCTGCTCAAGGAGCAGAACGCCAACATCGGGGAATACTGGGGCGACTACCTCAAGGAGATCTCCGCCTTCAAGAGCGGTAACTCGGTCGTCGGCACTGCCTGGCAGGTGATCGTCAACGCCGCACAGGCGGAGAAGGCCCCGGTCAAGGCGGTGCTGCCGAAGGAGGGCGCGACCGGCTGGTCCGACACCTGGATGATCTCCGCCAAGGCCAAGCACCCCAACTGCGCCTACAAGTGGATGGACTGGATCATCTCTCCCCAGGTGAACGCCCAGGTGGCCGAGTACTTCGGCGAGGCCCCGTCCAACGCCAAGTCCTGTGCCCTGACCTCGGTGAAGGACCACTGCGCCACGTACCACGCGGCCGACGAGCCGTACTGGAAGAAGGTCCACTTCTGGACCACGCCCGTCCCGCAGTGCCTGGACGGCCGCAAGGACACCAAGTGCGTGCCCTACAGCAAGTGGGTCCAGGCATGGACCGAGATCAAGGGCTGA
- a CDS encoding DUF742 domain-containing protein, protein MPPVLPEGPLTDEAVGRLVRPYTVSDGRTRATSHFTLVTVVRATGVQTQGTFGLEHAQVLALCESPVSVAEVAARMQVPAAVVKVLLSDLTEGGAVVAGQARPPSADHYALPDRDLLEAVRDALLKRL, encoded by the coding sequence ATGCCTCCGGTCCTCCCCGAGGGACCGCTGACCGACGAAGCGGTCGGGCGGCTGGTCCGTCCCTACACCGTGAGCGACGGCCGGACCAGGGCCACGTCCCACTTCACGCTCGTGACCGTGGTACGGGCCACCGGTGTCCAGACGCAGGGCACCTTCGGCCTGGAGCATGCGCAGGTGCTGGCGCTGTGCGAGAGCCCTGTCAGCGTCGCCGAGGTCGCGGCCCGGATGCAGGTGCCGGCCGCCGTGGTCAAGGTGCTGCTGTCCGATCTGACTGAGGGTGGCGCGGTGGTCGCAGGCCAGGCGCGCCCGCCCTCCGCGGACCACTACGCACTACCTGATCGAGACCTCCTGGAAGCGGTGCGCGATGCCCTCCTCAAACGACTGTGA
- a CDS encoding roadblock/LC7 domain-containing protein: MASEDLSWLLTGLVNRVPHTRSALLLSSDGLVKAAEGLDVDAADQLAALASGLYSLARSAGRRFDDGGDVRQIVTELSTSMLFVSSAGHGAVLAVLAGREADAAVLGYEMGMMVKSVRPHLATPPRHVVG; this comes from the coding sequence GTGGCGAGCGAAGACCTTTCCTGGCTGTTGACAGGTCTGGTGAACCGGGTGCCGCACACCCGAAGCGCCTTGTTGCTGTCCTCGGACGGACTGGTGAAGGCAGCGGAGGGGCTCGACGTGGACGCCGCAGACCAGTTGGCCGCGCTCGCCAGTGGGCTGTACTCACTGGCGCGCAGCGCGGGCCGGCGCTTCGACGACGGCGGCGACGTGCGGCAGATAGTGACGGAGCTCAGCACCTCGATGCTGTTCGTCTCGTCCGCCGGGCACGGCGCGGTGCTGGCGGTGCTGGCCGGACGCGAGGCGGACGCGGCGGTGCTGGGCTACGAGATGGGCATGATGGTGAAGAGCGTGCGCCCGCACCTGGCCACGCCGCCGCGGCACGTGGTGGGGTAA